From the genome of Streptomyces sp. NBC_00523:
TCGGCGCTGGCCGCCCGAGAGGGTCGCGGTGCGCCGGTCGAGCAGGTCCGACAGGCCCAGTTCCCCGGCGAGTTCGGCGGCCCGGGCGACCGCCGCCGCCTTGCCGAGCCGGTACATCCGGCCCTGGGTGACCAGCTCCTCCCGCACGGTGGTGTGCGGGTCGACCCCGCCCGACTGGGCGACGTAACCGCACTGCTCGCGTACGCCCGCCGGGTCGGCGACCAGGTCGCGGCCGGCGACGGTGGCCGCGCCGCCGGTGGGGGAGAGCAGCGTGGTGAGCATGCGCAGGGTGGTCGTCTTGCCCGCGCCGTTCGGGCCGAGCAGGCCGACGATCTCGCCTGCCGCGACGGTCAGGTCCAGGCAGCGGACGGCCTCGACGGGGCCGGACTTGCTCATGAAGGTCCGGGCGAGCCCGGACGTGCTGATGACGGTCATGGCCCCACGAAAACAGAGTCACTGAAAAAATGCAATGACTCCAAATTTGCAGAAACCCCAGACGATCTACGATGGGGGCATGGCTGAGGGACTCAGGGAGCGCAAGAAGCGGCAGACCAGGCAGCACCTCTCGGACGTGGCCACCGGCCTCTTCCTGGAGCGGGGCTTCGACGCGGTGACGATCGCCGAGATCGCCCACGCCGCCGACGTCTCCGTCAACACCGTGTACAACTACTTCCCCGCCAAGGAGGACCTGTTCCTCGACCGCAGCAAGGGCGTCGTGGAACGCCTCTCGCGGTACGTCAGGGGCCGCGACCAGGGCGAGTCCGCGGCCGACGCCGTGCTGCGGGAGCTGCGCATCCAGGTCGAGAGCGTCTCGCCCACCGTCGGCCTGATGGAGGGGTACGCCCGCTTCGTGCGGGTCATCGAGGAGGCCGACAGCCTCAAGGCCCGCCTCTGGCACATCCAGCAGGACGCCGCGCAGCACCTGGAGGCCACCCTCGTGGAGGTGAGCGGCGCCGGGACGGAGGACCGGACACCGCTCCTGGTGGCCGGTCAGCTCTCCTGGGTCCACAGCACCCTCATGGCGTACATCGGGCAGGAGATGGTGGCCGGCGGCAAGCCCGCCGAGGTGTCCAGGCGGGCGCTCGTCCTGCTGGACGACATCGAGGACCTGCTGGGTGAAAAGGTGCTCAACTACGCCCGGCGCACCGCCGAATGACGGCCCCCGGTGTGATGTCCGTCATTTGAGACGTGACGCGCATCTCTTCGCGTCCCCAGCACCCGCCCCGGGTACTAACCTCCGCCGGAGGGCATGGACCAGAACCAGCGACACATACAGAGGGGTGCCAACGTGGCCAGGAAGCTCGCCGTCATCGGAGCCGGACTCATGGGGTCCGGCATCGCGCAGGTCTCCGCCCAGGCCGGCTGGGACGTCGTCCTGCGCGACGTCACCGACGAGGCCCTGACCCGCGGCCGCGACGGCATCAAGGGCTCCTTCGACAAGTTCGTCGCCAAGGGCAAGCTGGACGCGGCCGACGCCGAGGCCGCGCTGGGCCGGATCACCACGACCACCGACCTCGAGGCCGTCGCCGACGCGGACATCGTGGTCGAGGCCGTCTTCGAGAAGCTGGAGGTGAAGCACGAGATCTTCCGGTCGCTCGACAAGATCGTCCGGGACGACACCGTGCTCGCCTCCAACACCTCCGCCATCCCGATCACCAAGATCGCGGCCGTGACGGAGCGCCCGGAGCGCGTGGTCGGCGTGCACTTCTTCTCGCCGGTCCCGATGATGCAGCTCTGCGAGCTCGTACGCGGCTACAAGACCAGCGACGAAACCCTCGCCACCGCGCGGGAGTTCGCCGAGTCCGTCGGCAAGACCTGCATCGTCGTCAACCGCGATGTGGCCGGCTTCGTCACCACCCGGCTGATCTCGGCGCTCGTGGTCGAGGCCGCCAAGCTGTACGAGTCGGGCGTCGCCACGGCCGAGGACATCGATGTCGCGTGCAAGCTCGGTTTCGGCCACGCGATGGGGCCCCTGGCCACCGCGGACCTCACCGGTGTCGACATCCTGCTGCACGCCACGAGCAACATCTACACCGAGTCGCAGGACGAGAAGTTCGCCGCCCCGGAGCTGATGCGCCGGATGGTCGATGCAGGTGACATCGGGCGCAAGAGCGGGCAGGGCTTCTACACCTACTGATCATTTTCGGTCCGGTCCGGCTGATCCGCTGTCAGCCAGACCGGGTGCCGTTCGGGGAACGCCGTCCGGATCCACCGGATCCACCAGCGTTCGCGACCATCCCGCATCACTCCTCGGAGTGAATTCGGTATCGGTTCGCTTACAGACGGCAACTACCCTGTCGCTGCCGCAGTCAGTTGGGGCAGAGACAGTTTCGGACAGACGGACCGGGCCACGGAGCATTCCAGGGGAGCGCATATGCACATCAGGGGCGACCACGCCGAGCTGGTCGTCGGGGGCCGCCTCGACGTCCGAAGCGCGGCGGACGCCCGTACGGTCCTGCACTCGGCCCTGGACGACGGCGTCGGCGATCTGGTGCTCGACCTGACCGAGCTGGATTCGTGGGACGCCACCGGTCTCGGCGTCATCATGGGCGCACACCGCAGGGCCGGGCGCGCCGGACGGCGCCTCGTGCTGCGCGGCGTGCCTCCGCAGATGCAACGCCTCCTGGTGGCCACCCGGCTGCACCGCATCCTCGCCATCGAGGGCGGCATCGCGGCGGAGTCCCTGCCCCGCGTCTGAGGGGTGTGAAGGGGCTTGCGGGGACGCCCCGTGAACCCCCGGCCGACCCTCGGTGACCGTACGGCAAGACGGCACACAATCCTCACGAGACCGTGATCTCGGGGCGGCGCGCCACCCCGGATGGTCGTGGATACTGTGCGAAGGTTTAGGGTTCGGCCGTCTGCCGATTGACGGACCCGACCCGGCGGACACCGGACCGTGGGCGGCATCTGGACGTGCGAGGCCGGGAGGGACAACCGCGCTCGACGCGTCTTGGGGGCTTTGGCGATGGACCCGATACACCGGGGGCCGGAAGAGTTCGGCCACGACAGCAAGGACTTCGCCGACGAGGCCGGCCGGCGCCGCCCTTCCCGCGATCCACTGACCCCGGATTTCGGTCAGCAAACACCGCAGCAGGTCCGCATGGTCACCCTCGTCGCCGGCGACCTGACGCTCACCGTCAACCCGGTCGACGGCAGCGAGGTCGAGCCGTGCCCGCCCGGTGAGCGGCCCGCCGCGCCCGTCCGCCGCACCCCCGAGGAGCGCGCCGCCCGCGCCCGCGCCGCGACGCCCCCCGTCCCGCCGGGCCCGCCCGTCCTCCAGCTCCCGCTGCTGCGGCGCGAGGAGGAACGCGAACGGCTGACCCGCCTCCTCGCCCGCGGCCGCTCCGTCCGGCTCACCGGACCGGCGGGTTCCGGCCGTACCGCCCTGCTCGACGCCGTCGCCGCCGACTGCGCGGACTTCGCCCCCGACGGGGTCGTCCGCCTCAGCGGCCACAAGCGCACCGCCACCGATCTGCTGTACGCGCTCTTCGACGCCGTCCACGACGCTCCCCTGCACCGGCCGGAACGGGCGCTCCTGCTGGAGACGCTGCGCTCCACCGGCGCCGTCGTCGTCCTGGACGACCTGGAGCTCGGCGGCGCCGCCCTGGACGAACTCCTCGACGCGACCCCCGAGTGCGCCTTCCTGCTCGCCGCCACGCCCGAGGTCGCCGCGCCCGGCGCCGACTCCGCGCTCGAAGAGGTCTTCCTCACCGGCCTCGACCGCGCCACCTCCCTCGACCTGCTGCGCCGGGTGGTCGAACGGCAGCTCACGGAGGAGGAGGCCAACTGGGCCGGAGACCTCTGGTTCGAGTCCGAGGGCCTGCCCCTGCGCTTCGT
Proteins encoded in this window:
- a CDS encoding 3-hydroxyacyl-CoA dehydrogenase family protein, producing MARKLAVIGAGLMGSGIAQVSAQAGWDVVLRDVTDEALTRGRDGIKGSFDKFVAKGKLDAADAEAALGRITTTTDLEAVADADIVVEAVFEKLEVKHEIFRSLDKIVRDDTVLASNTSAIPITKIAAVTERPERVVGVHFFSPVPMMQLCELVRGYKTSDETLATAREFAESVGKTCIVVNRDVAGFVTTRLISALVVEAAKLYESGVATAEDIDVACKLGFGHAMGPLATADLTGVDILLHATSNIYTESQDEKFAAPELMRRMVDAGDIGRKSGQGFYTY
- a CDS encoding TetR/AcrR family transcriptional regulator, which translates into the protein MAEGLRERKKRQTRQHLSDVATGLFLERGFDAVTIAEIAHAADVSVNTVYNYFPAKEDLFLDRSKGVVERLSRYVRGRDQGESAADAVLRELRIQVESVSPTVGLMEGYARFVRVIEEADSLKARLWHIQQDAAQHLEATLVEVSGAGTEDRTPLLVAGQLSWVHSTLMAYIGQEMVAGGKPAEVSRRALVLLDDIEDLLGEKVLNYARRTAE
- a CDS encoding ABC transporter ATP-binding protein; translation: MTVISTSGLARTFMSKSGPVEAVRCLDLTVAAGEIVGLLGPNGAGKTTTLRMLTTLLSPTGGAATVAGRDLVADPAGVREQCGYVAQSGGVDPHTTVREELVTQGRMYRLGKAAAVARAAELAGELGLSDLLDRRTATLSGGQRRRLDIAMGLTHRPAVLFLDEPTTGLDPGSRADLWDLVRRLRDAHGTTVVLTTHYLDEADALADRLVVIDGGLVAAEGTPAALKTRYAGSPDATLQDAFLAVTGRAPAADTAPLAV
- a CDS encoding STAS domain-containing protein, translating into MHIRGDHAELVVGGRLDVRSAADARTVLHSALDDGVGDLVLDLTELDSWDATGLGVIMGAHRRAGRAGRRLVLRGVPPQMQRLLVATRLHRILAIEGGIAAESLPRV